The genomic stretch TTGCGCATTCATAATCATTTGCAGGTTAAGGGAAACACCCCAACCATTATATTTGATCTAGTGCTCGAACCAGTGAGAAGCTACAAGAAAATTGACCAAAGGTAAATGATTGCAACCAAGAAATCTAAAGGACATAAAATTTTCTGTCTGTGGCCATATACAGAGAAAGTGCAAAGAGTCAGCTGACCAAGAATTTTCAGAAGATGAACAAACTGCTCCCTTTATTGGTGAGAGCACTGTAGGTACTCTTCATATACTTAAAAAGTTATTTGTTCAGATTTTGTAAATTCGTTGTTCTTATGTAAACCTAATGAACTTAGGCTGGTGCATTTATTTTGATTTCTAGAACTGATGCGGCTCCAGAAAGAGCCGTGTAAGAAGTAGTGGCAGAAAGTCAAAGGAAAAGATCTGTAGTTTGCCAAGTAACAAGACCTCTTACACCAAGCTAGCCACAAACGTCACCCTATGGTCAGATTGCGACAGCATCTGCAGCAGATACTATTGTGGTTTCAGACTTGTATTGACTAAGCCTGTGCATGGTTTGGTTCCAAACCGGCCAACCCGCCGACCCAACCCAAATCAAACCAGTTTCACGGTTTGCCCATTAGATGGTTGGGCGTTGCTACCTAGCGGCCCCGCACATGCGGAGTCCTGTGCGATGGCCCATTAGTAGGCTAAGCACGGCCCGGGCAACGCGCCTAATACAAAGGATGTCAGCTTGCGCGTAAGTTGCATTCACATATCCCGACAACAGCTGACAGCTAAATGTAGTAACAAAAAGCAACTATCTAGACTAGCTAGCTACACTGTGTTTTTTTTAATCTAGCCAAACTTACTGATAATCCTAccaattttttgaaaataaaCATAGGTTTTCAATACGGCTAGTCGTGACTAGATTTGAGGCACTAGATTTGAGGCACTAGATTTTTTGGAACCCACTAGGATTATTGTTTTGAGGCACTTACTAGTAGCTACTAAATCATTTTAAAGGCAGGTACTACACTTCCGATTTGGCCAATTTAACTGCCAGATTTTTCTCATCGCTTACCCGATTCTGACTATCTAGCTACCAGCTATTAGGCTCCGTGATTCACCTGCCATATTAATCTGGACACTTGCCAGGTTCTGATCAAATAGCTACCGGATTCTTTCGAAGGCAACTACTAGGCTTTCCGATTCAGCTACCATATTGTTTCAAACACTTTTCAGGTTCTGATAACCTAGCTATTAGATTCTGAGCATTTCAACAACCAAATTAATTTGAACGCTTACCAGGTTCTGATCGAATAGCTACCAGATTCTTTTGAAGGAAACTACTAGGATCTCCGATTCAGCTACAATATTGTTCTAAACAATTTTCAGGCTGCGACTACCTAGCTATTAGGTTCTTACAGTTTCAACAACCAAATTATTCTGAGCACTTGCCAAGTTCTGATAGCTAGCTACCTGATTCTTTTGAACGAAGATTCCTCAACTACATTATTTTAGAAAGAGCTACTCACATCGCCAATTAGTTTATAGCGGAGGGAGTACAAGGTTTTTTCAGATAGCCTATCAAATTATTTATGAAAAACATTCCAGATTGCTTAGAAACCACTGTAATGCTTTTTATATGCATGCCTATATTATTCATCTTCAGGGGATAACATGGGTATTATATCAAGACAACTTCATTTTAGAAGCAAATCGTGTAGAGCGCGCCGctctaaaacaaaaacaaaacaaaaaaaacggcGCCATACAACTTAGCAGCAGAAATGTAACTATATTTGTAAGACCAACCGCAGACTTCACTGTAGCAAACAGTTTGCATGTGCGCTGTAGCAAACAGTTCAAGCTAACATGTTCCGAGTTCCGATGGAGTGCTACGAGTATTATTTTTAAGCCACACAGGAATGCAGGTGTGCACGCTTACGAGATTGCTCATTTGATCTAGCGCGCCGCCGCATGGAACGATGCGACGTGCCGCGCCTGTAACTAGATTTTCCCTAGATGGTTTTAAGCCGGGTTGAAACCGTGGAACCTGCGTGCTACACGTACTAGTCAAACAGAGCAGAGCTCACGCCGCCGGCGAACAAGCAGCGACGCTGTAGTGTTTGAAGGAGAGAACTCACGCCCCAGAGAGCAAGCAGTAGAACTAGTTACCGTCCTTGCAGTGGTCGTACCGCAGGCGAGCAAGCAGCGGTACCAATGAGCTACAGCCTGCAGCACTCACGCCACCAGCGAGCAAGCAGCAGAATGGGTGAGTCCTCTGGCCGTCAGCGAGGTAGATTAATCTGGTGGTTCTCTTGGCCATTTGCTAGGTCGAGCCTCGCCGCGACGGCCAGCGGGTGAAATCGGAGCGGATACTGTCGAATATTACGTAGTAAaaaaaggacgtacccagtgctaAGAGCTCCCACACTGTGTGGGGTCTGGGaaaggtgttagtggcaagccttaccctcacgaagtgcaatgtgaggagaccgcgactcgaatGCTACGTAGTAGTGAAACCATATTCGTATCCATATTTTTACAGATAGGGAATCGGGGCGGATAGTGTGCGGATACGAATAGGGAATCGGAGCCTATCGATTACGAATACGGACCGAATGCGGGGCGAATACGGTTTGGTTGCGGATAAGCATTTTTCAGATCTCtctttgaaaataaaaataggacTGACTAGTGGAGTAAAACTAGCTTGTAAAAATTCTTCTATAAATCGGGCATAGATGCTACTAGCGCCCAGCTGGGGCTATGACATTAGAAGGAGCTAGCAGACAGCGGTACAGGCTAGGGGAATTGAAGGAGGGTAGGCTTACGACATTAGGGTATATATAACAAGGTCGCCAGTTATTGGCTGGGCTGCAATTTTATATATTGGTGGGCGTAAGATTTGATTTATTAGTTGCCGGATATTTTGCCAGATATTGGCCGGATATAACCGTGAAATATGATATATCTTCGGATACGGATAGATATTAGTAAAACCATATCCTTTTCCATATCCGCTTACTACTAGCTGTATCCGTGACCGTATCCGTCAGCTATCCGACCGTTCGCCTTACGTAAGCCTCCGGTCGGTTGGTCGGAAATAATCTGTTCCATTTTCACCCCTACTGGCACCGCCATTTATACTTCAAACGGTTTCAGCCAGTGCAAACCGCCGAAACCAGCTAATTACGGACTGAGTTGGTTTCACACCAAAAACCAGCTTAAACCGTATATGCACAGGGGTAATGACAAGTGTGCAGTCCTACTGCTTTTGAAATTGGCAATTATTCAGTCCTGACACTTTTTGGAAAGACCTAATGCTTATTTATTTTCTAGAATCTGTAATGCTTTCACTGTTTGATAGCTGCTATTTCTTAGATAGTTTTGTGTCATGGCCAAGGGACCTACTTTTTTTTAGAGAAATATAAGAGAtaattttttgctatttttgtgaGGTCTAAAATCTTACTATTTACGATAAAATTGCATTTTAGAGATATTTACGCGAGAGTAATACAACCTGACATGCAAAAGCTTTAAGTTTGCATCTGTGTTGCAAAATAATACTGCACTTGGCAAATTCTCAGATCGTCAATAGCCCAAAATGCTCAATGTTTCCGTCTACCCTGGTATCACATAGTGCCTGGGGCAGGGTCTAACTAGCGCTGACCAACATGGGTGGCAAAAACAAAGGATGCTTGTTTTggtctttttttctcttttctagGCACTGAACTTTGAACTTCATAGATAGAGAAATGGAAAATGTGTAGCAAAAGGTAATGGCAAATGTGTGAAAGTTTATTTACAAAAAGTAATGTAAGTCCTTGAAGATAATAGTCCGATAAATGACGCATACCTCCTTTGGCAACAACTTCACCTTCATCAGACACATTTACAGTTAATGTTCTGTTTCTCCAGAGAGACTTGCGTATGTGAAATACCCAAAGCTAGAAAGGTAAAATCATATATTTGTTAGTGCCAACATTTTTCTGATCGTAATTTTCTTATAAAGGCATGAACTGTAGGAATAAAGCATAAAATTAACTACCTCAACATACACTTTAGAATTAAGGTTGCCACTCTCATCCTCGCATATGCCGAGCAACAAATTCTCTAACTGACAACAGCGACAACAAATTATGTAAGCCAATAACATACAGACTAGAATGTATTGTGTATTATTTTCATATTACTTCAAACCTAATAAATCCATACTACATCTACCTCAACTGTAGTAGAGATGTGTTTTCCATTAACACATCTGATAACATCACCGTCTCGTATTCCAAGTTTTTCAGCGAGAGAGCCTTCTGACACCTAAAACTCGTAATAACCACTCAATATGCATGATAGATGAACACTCACAAGAAAGCTAACCGGAGTCTAGTAATAAACAGCATACACATGCATATACCTCTTTAACAATGAGGCCATCATCAACATTGCACATGTACAATATATTCTCAGCAAGGGCAATGTCTACAAACTTCATTGACCAAAACTTCATTCCAAGGTGAGGCCGAGGGATGCACCTACACCAAAAAAATCATCCAGTATACACTACAAATGAGTAAACATGAGCTCAACAAAATTTATATCTACTGTATCAAAAAAATAACAATACTATACCAAAATTATCTTTTTGCCCTGCTAGACaaaatatttttattagcaaatagTGTTTCTCTGGCCATAAGTTCATGTTGATCTAAGCTACACCAGGTAAAGGGTATTCCCTAACAACTTCAAAGAAATCAAAGTGGAAAACTCAATTGGAGAGTAATAAACTAAAGAACTAAGTTTGTGCGAATTGGCTTTGATCGAGTGTTGTGAACATTGATTCACAAGAGAACTGCCATACCGAAGAAACACAGAATGTCAACGAGGGATTGGTAAACATAGGTCTAGATGAGAGATTAACTTCGGGGAGATTAGATTGATTCTTCTTGCTTCTCTAACATGGATACAGGACATCCTTACATGCTAGATGCTTAGGCCCTTCACGGCTTTATCTTTTCTAACATGATATGTATACTTAAGCAATTAGACTCCTTCAATACTAAAGATCCTAGTGCAGTAAGGACTCCCGGCCTCTCAATGTTGGACTCTCTGCTGGTAGTTCACACTCCACAACATCAAGAATAGACTGGAATTAGATAGCCTTTGATGAAGCTATGAATCACCACCAAGGTTTTCGATTCGCCGGCTAATCACTGGTTAGTCACCGACTAATCACCTAGTCGCTGTAGGGAGGGTGGCTTCTGGCTAGCTGCAGCAACTTGACTAGAGGAGAAAGTCACGCAACTCAAAGGCTAGCCAGCAACTAATCTCCGACTAATCAGTGACTATGAGCCCACCATACTCGCGGCCAGAATTTTGGTTTAGGACACCACCGGCCATCGATCTACTTTGCTGAAGGTGTCACGTGAGGGAAAGAAGAAAGCATGGGGAAGGGAGAGAAGGATGTCGCAGTGGCAGCTATTGCGAAACAGAGCATTGTCCCACTGGCCACTTGCCTCCTTCTAGTTGGAATGAACGGCATAGATTGCTTGGAGAAGTATGGATGCACTGGATTGCTTAAAGAAAGCTAGAGTTTTTTATTGGGCCTTCATGGGCCAGCTATGCCCATACTTATCAACAAGGAGTCTGTCTTCTTCTTGGAGCTCATCTGTAGCTTAGCTTCTGGTTACCTCGTCTCCTTCAAGCTGATCTACCACTACAACTCCATCTTCGACCATCCCTGCTGCCACGacatctccctctcctctcatccTCTACCGTAAAAAGTAAAAACAACTGACTAGTTGGGGCAACTTTGGGCGATTAGTCCCAACTAGTCAGTCACCAACTAATCTAACTAGTCTTTTAGCCAACTGGTGGGCGACTCGACTTGACTTGGCGAATAAAAAACTGAGGAGTTCAACTTCCAACAACAAGCAAAAATAGTAAATAAGAATATTTTAGTGGCGGTACAACAGAACTAAAGGAAAAAAAGAACGTACTGAAATTTCCTCCATAGCTGCAAGCACTTGACTAAAATGGAAGATGGCATAAATGACCCTCTCGTGTTGCCATTGACCATTCCCACAATTTTTCCATCAAAGTCAATGAGTGGCCCTCCCTTGCCATACTAGAAAATTGTATTGGAAACATTCAGACACAATAACGGCAATTGACAAAAATATAACCTCAAAATAACATTGCCAAAAATAGCAGGATAATGAACAATTCAGTCTCAAGATAAAATACAGTTTGTACCTTAGCATGTAGATCTGCACCATCTACATGCATATAGTGATATCTCTGAAGCAAGTTTGGTTTCGAGTTTTTCACCACACCATGGCTTATCCGTAGAAACGAACTCTCATCTCTTCCAAGCTCAAAAACTTTGTCAGCGTGTTTCACACCATCATTGTAAAGCAGTATATGGACAGGCTGATCTACTTTAACACCGAAAAAGGCCAAATCATAGTGCTTCTGAAGATACTGCAGGTGGGCCTTTTCGGTGGTGTTACCCCGCAGGTGAACAAGAACCTATAAACAGTGCAAAATGCAAGATTTATGTGTTTCTAAAAATTACAACATAAACTACCAAATTTGCAGCTAGTTTATCATACAGCAATGACAGAGGTAGAACTTATCCTTTTATTTATGCTTCTAAGAACACACACAATGCACACACATAGCAGATGATTACTTGCATCCCAACTCCTaggcctaccccaacttgcttgggaaaaaggctttgatgttgttgttgcatTTAAGTAACTAATTAACTTCAGTTGGTTGGGAATGCATTTCCTCCTAATAGACCATGATACATATAAAATATGTGATTGAACTCTATCAATTAGGAAATATTGAGATGTTCATATCTATACATATCAGAACAAATATGTGAGCAAAGTCTATCAAATAGGAAATACTGAGATGTTCACATCCTGCTTGATTATGATAACCCCTTCGTGTCCAGCCAATTTTTCCCTAGTGTTTGGCTAACCAGAACATTTCTTCCTTTGTGGTTATTCTTCCACAAAAGGTTATAAATAAGTTCACTGCCGCACAATTCAGCAACcgctaattaaaccctaaccacTGAGAGCACCAGTCAACTAGCATTATTCTGAAGGATAAAACATTCAAAAGCAGCCAGTTCCTGGTGGTTAATTTGACAATTCAGAAGGGACATTCAAATGTCAAACTATTTAGCCAGCTAAGAAAGAGCAAAATAAAACTGGGTATTTGTTATCAAATCATGGAAGTCACATGTTATTTCTAGTAGTCTTAGAAGGGAACTGTTACGTTTGCATTGTTGATGTCCTGAGGGAGCAGCTACCAAACATCTTCCGTGTTTCCTTCCTTAAGCAAATATGAACCACAAACCCCCCAAGTTTAACAGTTTGCATGGGATGTATTGTTGAGAAATAATAGCAGAATATAAATAACTTTTGCGCTGGACCAAAGTTAAAATATTCTTAAGAACTCACCTCAGCATCAATATCATACTTTTCTTGTCCTAACCAGGCGTTCATGGACGACGACTTGGTGCAAATTAAACGTGATGTTGTCAAAACCGTGCCAATCTTATTCTTCTCATCCCAATGAACCCAGAAACCACAACATCGTGCTAGCGGCTTACCATCTACAAATTCTGAAAATGTCAGCAAAAAAGTATGTCTCTATGATGCTAGCAAATAAAGGGCCAAGGTATCATTGTTATTACCAATAGTGGATGTAAGTCCAACCACAGATTGAGCAGCATAAAGCACCGCCTTTCTTGCAGGTTCACGGTCAGGGACCAAATTTGGATCATCAAGCACGCACTTGAAACCTCTAATCATGAGTGTATTAAGCGTGGGCCATGCCCTGCGGCGAGCTAGAAGAAAATAAACATATAAAGTAAACTCCACTACCCAAACATATTATATGACTTTTGCGGTATTAGGAAGATGATATGTCGTCATCTAAGGAGGGGAATTGATACTTCAAGGATACACCACTACACTAACTCGAATCTCAAGATATGTGGCACATGTCACCAACAACACATCCTAAAACTCAGACATAGTGGAGTTGCATATACTAAATATTGCAAGACCATATGTTAAAATAAACTACTCCCACCGGCCCAAATTAATTGACGCAGCTCAGCACCATGGTGGTAAAGGCCATAATTCCAGAGAAGTCATTTCCGCATGGCATAGAAGGGGAGATCATAAGCGCCTATACCGTAAAATCGATTTTGGATGGAATCAAAAAGACATCTGGTAGGATCACAACCATAGAATACGACCCAAAATCGGAATGCATAAATTTGTCTCATGCACTATGAGAATGATTACAACAGATATATTTTACACCGCTATAATTGGAGATGCTATTGTTTCTAGGACAGAAGTTCTGGTTCTTGTATCCTTGGTACTAAATGGTGTGCACGATAATAAAGGAAGCGAGAGGGCTTGAAGAACAAACCTAGCTTTGCCTTGATATCGCCTTGCGCTTTCTTAATTGTTTCCCATACACTTTCGTCGAGATCATCATACATCTCATCCGGTACGTGGAGCTCGCAAAGTGGGGAGCTTCCTGCTGacgagacctcctcctcctccctttcctcatccttctcctcctcctcctccatttcctcttccttctcctcctcctccctggtCCTCTTGCGTTTGTTCGATCTCTGGTTCCCAGCCGCCCtccccttcctcttccttctttgtGCCGATTGGGAGCCCGAGGATTGGGGCCGCGTACGCACAAGCGCCATGGACCGAGCCGTCGTCGCGCGCATGGCGGCGCCGGTGGAGCTGCGGCCACGGCGGGGCGCAGAGGCTCTGGACCCCGACGCCACTCCCTCTTGAGCGGCGGCGCCGGTGGAGCTGCGACCGCGTCGGGGCGCAGGGGCTCTGGACCCCGACGCCTCTCCCTCTTGAGTGGCGGCGAGCGGCATTGTTGACCTAGCGAGGAGCGGGTCGGGGCCGGAAGCACGCCGTCGACCCCTCACGATCGCCGGGACGCTCGCGCGCCGCTGCGTCGGAAAGGTTGGGGAACTGAAATTTGGGTGAGCAAACCCTTATTTACCTGATCAAACCCACGGGTCCTTGGGGAATTTGATCTTTGCCCAACTTACATAGTTACATGGACTTTTCACGAAATGCCCCCTTTATTTCGTCGTAGATGATTACTTCGACCTTTGAtctttttttcgcgaaaacgcaaaagcattgtgtttcgatgcattgatagaaaagaaggttatatgtacaagtTCCCTAGAGGACACACCCCgccatacaactcaacccaagaaAAACTAGTCTAGGGGAGGAGCTGACGGACACCCCGGCTCCGCGTCCGCCCATAGCCGCGCATCGGACCTAATGTCGTTGAATAGGGACGTCACCGAAGGCCGCGCATTGTCGAAGACCGCCGCATTTCGGTGTTTCCAAATCCACCACGCCGTAAGCATGATAACCGACGAAGTTCCTTTGCGCGGTTGGCGGGGGCGGTCCGCAAAGCtcgcgaccaccactccgcgaagtcaccctccACCGTGGGAGGACTcgaggtggatcggatccacgagaGGACCTCAAACCACACCATCCTGGAGAAAGAGCACCCGGTGAGCGGGTGCGCCATGGTCTCCACGGCCGATCGCACGGCGGGCATGTAGGCGCATGCGGTAAGCCCCGCCTCGCCAGCCTCTCACCCGTCCAGTATCTGTCCATGCAGGCCAGCCATATGAAGAACTTCACCCTTGGCGGCGCCCAAGATTTCCAATTCAGCCTCCAAGACCCCGACGTGATAGCCCCCTAGAAGAGGGCGTCATAGCAGGATCGAGCACTGTATCGGCCATCCGTCGTCCAGCGCCAGACCATCCTATCATGTTCCGCTGAAAGTTGCACATCACGAAGCCTACCCCATAGCTGCACGTATTGCCAAAGTGCGAGCGCACTTGGCGCGCCTACTATGTCGGGGATCCAGGTTCGATCAATCAGCGCCTCCCGAACCGTGCGCGCCTTCCGGCGGCGCTTAGGGACCAGCGCATacacctccggcgccatctccttgatggatCTGCCATCCATCCATTTGTCCTCCCAAAAGAGGGTGGACTCTCCATCGCCTACCTCCATCGTAGTGGAGGCCGTGAAGACGTCGAGCTCCATCTTAGAGAACTGCATATCGAGCCCACGCCATGGTCGCGTGGGGTCGGTACGCATCCTCCAGATCC from Lolium rigidum isolate FL_2022 chromosome 4, APGP_CSIRO_Lrig_0.1, whole genome shotgun sequence encodes the following:
- the LOC124649044 gene encoding probable periplasmic serine endoprotease DegP-like gives rise to the protein MYDDLDESVWETIKKAQGDIKAKLARRRAWPTLNTLMIRGFKCVLDDPNLVPDREPARKAVLYAAQSVVGLTSTIDGKPLARCCGFWVHWDEKNKIGTVLTTSRLICTKSSSMNAWLGQEKYDIDAEVLVHLRGNTTEKAHLQYLQKHYDLAFFGVKVDQPVHILLYNDGVKHADKVFELGRDESSFLRISHGVVKNSKPNLLQRYHYMHVDGADLHAKYGKGGPLIDFDGKIVGMVNGNTRGSFMPSSILVKCLQLWRKFQCIPRPHLGMKFWSMKFVDIALAENILYMCNVDDGLIVKEVSEGSLAEKLGIRDGDVIRCVNGKHISTTVELENLLLGICEDESGNLNSKVYVELWVFHIRKSLWRNRTLTVNVSDEGEVVAKGARYPFGSPSGPTGTPGSMQT